A portion of the Eubacterium maltosivorans genome contains these proteins:
- a CDS encoding putative DNA modification/repair radical SAM protein, which translates to MELLDKLKILTDAAKFDVACTSSGVKRNGKKGALGNTVADGICHSFATDGRCISLLKVLMTNVCVYDCKYCVNRVSQDVERAAFTPRELADLTIGFYRRNYIEGLFLSSSVIKNPDYTCERMIETLALLRGDEYNFNGYIHVKAIPGADPRLLTQLGYLADRMSINIELPSEEGLKRLAPDKTKTSIFKPMGMITDKIEENSYDVVKYRHTPKFVPAGQSTQMIIGATPDTDYKILNLTEGLYQKYSLKRVFFSAYVPVSENKLLPALDTKPPLLREHRLYQADWLLRFYGFHAAELLDAEHPNFNPLVDPKCSWALAHLDQFPIEVNTASREMLLRVPGIGVKSTTRIIQARRMGRLDFEGLRKIGVVLKRAQYFILCSGKMVEGLKVTPDGVLRALISEQGQRDLIERKYEQLSFFDKDQSPVLHREVLKCLTQ; encoded by the coding sequence ATGGAACTGTTGGACAAATTGAAAATTCTAACCGATGCTGCAAAATTTGACGTAGCCTGTACCTCCAGTGGGGTAAAACGGAATGGAAAGAAGGGTGCCTTGGGAAATACGGTGGCGGATGGCATCTGCCATAGCTTTGCAACGGATGGCCGCTGCATTTCTCTTCTGAAGGTGCTGATGACAAATGTATGTGTCTATGACTGCAAGTACTGTGTGAACAGGGTTTCTCAGGATGTTGAGCGCGCTGCATTTACCCCAAGGGAGCTGGCAGATCTGACCATTGGCTTTTACCGGCGAAATTATATCGAAGGCCTTTTTCTCAGTTCTTCGGTCATAAAAAATCCTGATTATACCTGTGAAAGAATGATTGAAACCCTGGCGCTTTTGAGAGGGGATGAATACAATTTTAACGGCTACATTCATGTAAAAGCCATACCAGGGGCCGATCCAAGGCTTTTGACACAGCTGGGCTATCTGGCGGACCGGATGAGCATTAACATTGAGCTTCCGTCTGAGGAGGGCCTTAAACGACTGGCGCCGGATAAAACAAAGACCTCCATTTTTAAGCCCATGGGGATGATTACAGATAAAATCGAAGAAAACAGCTATGATGTGGTCAAATACCGCCATACCCCCAAATTTGTCCCGGCCGGCCAGAGCACACAGATGATCATCGGTGCAACCCCGGACACAGACTACAAAATATTAAACCTGACAGAAGGCCTTTATCAGAAATATTCGCTTAAACGCGTGTTTTTTTCTGCTTATGTGCCTGTGTCAGAAAATAAACTACTGCCGGCCCTCGACACTAAACCGCCGCTTTTGCGAGAGCACCGGCTGTACCAGGCGGATTGGCTGCTCCGGTTTTATGGCTTTCACGCGGCTGAGCTGCTGGATGCCGAGCATCCGAATTTTAACCCACTGGTTGATCCAAAGTGCAGCTGGGCGCTGGCGCATCTGGATCAGTTTCCCATTGAGGTGAATACTGCCTCCAGAGAAATGCTTCTAAGGGTGCCGGGTATTGGGGTTAAAAGCACCACGCGTATTATTCAGGCACGGCGGATGGGGAGGCTGGATTTTGAGGGACTGCGTAAAATCGGTGTGGTCTTGAAGCGGGCTCAGTATTTTATTTTGTGCAGCGGAAAAATGGTTGAAGGGCTTAAGGTAACGCCGGACGGCGTGTTGAGAGCGCTGATTTCAGAGCAGGGACAACGCGATTTAATTGAACGGAAATATGAGCAGCTGTCCTTCTTTGATAAAGATCAGTCGCCTGTGCTGCATAGGGAGGTTTTAAAATGTCTGACACAATGA
- a CDS encoding TIGR03915 family putative DNA repair protein, translating to MSDTMKQVYLYDGSFEGFLCCIFESYIKKETPVDIVPDTFKQFFLYPIKEIETNRRHADRVFRSFDIKMSPEVTDFIKCGFLTCHPKKEMLMYRFIRKGYRVGGGIIDCLADPDVHELYRAVKHLKNEAHLLRGFIRFSEYNKTLVSVIAPKNWVLPLLAEHFSDRYNGETFMIYDEVHHSALIYHPYEWMLVPVEDFTLPEADEEELLFQQLWQRFYNTIGIKQRFNPKCQMTHMPKRYWSHTVEHQPERLGEYGQKKHLSGT from the coding sequence ATGTCTGACACAATGAAGCAGGTTTATCTCTATGATGGTAGCTTTGAGGGGTTTCTGTGCTGTATTTTTGAAAGCTATATAAAAAAAGAAACCCCTGTCGATATTGTGCCAGATACCTTTAAGCAGTTTTTTCTCTATCCCATTAAGGAGATTGAAACAAACCGCAGACACGCCGACAGGGTTTTCCGTTCCTTTGATATTAAAATGTCTCCAGAAGTGACTGACTTTATTAAGTGTGGATTTCTGACCTGTCATCCTAAAAAGGAAATGTTAATGTATCGTTTTATCCGAAAAGGTTACCGTGTGGGGGGCGGTATTATCGACTGTCTGGCTGATCCGGATGTTCATGAGCTTTACAGAGCGGTCAAGCACCTTAAAAACGAAGCCCATCTTCTTCGGGGCTTTATCCGGTTTAGTGAGTATAATAAAACCCTCGTCTCAGTAATCGCACCTAAAAACTGGGTGCTTCCTCTTTTAGCAGAGCATTTCAGCGATCGGTATAACGGAGAAACGTTTATGATCTATGACGAGGTCCACCACTCAGCCCTTATCTATCACCCTTATGAGTGGATGCTTGTGCCGGTTGAGGATTTTACGCTGCCGGAGGCTGATGAAGAGGAGCTTCTTTTTCAGCAGCTGTGGCAGCGCTTTTACAATACGATCGGTATTAAGCAGCGTTTTAACCCGAAATGCCAGATGACGCATATGCCAAAACGTTATTGGTCTCATACGGTTGAGCACCAGCCTGAGCGCCTTGGCGAATATGGGCAGAAAAAACATTTAAGCGGAACCTAG